DNA from Cotesia glomerata isolate CgM1 linkage group LG10, MPM_Cglom_v2.3, whole genome shotgun sequence:
TTACAAAGCAACAAAAACAGCAACAAGTTAATTTCAAGGGACATTAATCTTGccataaaaaagaatttttaggATTCTTCCGGGCTTTCTCATGGTCACTCTGTCATTGAACCATAGACCACGTGTGCCGAATCACGTTCAACTACAAACCAGTTATATAATTTCTTCtctagtataaataaatatatacacaaAATTCCCAGTTAGATTCTTCCTCTGATTCCAAACTCACGCTCTAAAACATCTAACATTAATATCTTCGATCAACAATCAACAAGTATGCAATGATTAACCCATTCTTCATCTTCATCCTTAGCTTCTCAAAGTTGATTGACATGAGTTGAGAGGCACTGAGGATGCCCAAGCTCAATTATGAGTTATGAATAATGACAACTGCTAcgtcattttctttttttatttagttatattatattatattattatattagatTCTTCTTATATTATCCGCATCTTGCCCTTCCTCCCTCGTCATTATTCGTAATCACTACTGCCATCACTTAACCCATATTatgtatacatgtatatatataatacatacatacatactttaTAATACCCCTCAGCCAGCGAATAGAAGTAGAGTTAGGAGCGAAGAGAATATAAATGCCGAATGCTAAtgacaacaataaaaataaaaaaaaatgaatggaGATTCACATGACTGGattcttcaataatttacaTAATTCTTAAAACTAGACGCACGTTTCTGatgaaataaaagtaaaaattactactgggttttttttttttttttttttttttatgggttACGTGTCGCTTTATCGAATAGAACCGATAACATAGAAAGTCAAATTTGTCGAGTGATACACGTCAAGTACAAACGCATTATTTTAAGCTTAGTATCTTTGTTTGCATGAAATGACTTTCAATGAAATTCAATACTATctaaaatcttttaaataaaagtttctattttattttttataaaaactaagaaaattgaattgaaattACCTACTGTACCGATAAGCCAAGTAATTCTGAAAACAAACTTtttatcgtcagctatttatttttttattcacaataATGCGAGATAAAAAAAGTGGCGCCATGGAATTCACACAGTATTTATTATGATAGtacattatattaatttacattCAATCGCTGAGctaatatttgataaaactGTTGTACATTTATTCTCTATCGtttgaataaataacaaatatacaTATGAATTTCCGTGATacttttcatgaataaaataaaattgatggaCGGATGAGATATAATTGTTTGTTTGCAATACGCGTGTTTAACAAtaatcttataaaaatgttctaaagaaattttttgtttgccGTCACACCTCCCTCTCGGAATTTCAGGCGTAATTTTTAggatattgaattaattagtcCGATAATAATTAGATATCCTGGTTAACCCTCGTCATAGTATGGTACTATAAATCTAAAATGTGACATGGATTTAATTTAGTTgctaaatataataaataggATGGGTTGATATTGTCGGGTCACTTTATTTCGGTGTAGTTTAATCTAGAACTTTTAGAAACTTCGATCATTTTATTTGATGGCGAGATGtcttaacaaatttatttagatattGGTGACTAGACTTCTCATTTATTTCGACTAATTGTTTCAAGCAGGGGGTAAATGAAAGACTAATAAGAAATTTTGCTCATAAGTATTTGAATTGATATCAATTTAATTCTAATggaattacatttatttatttgatgaataatttttgaaatttttttttaattacaaaaatttagttaaatatattcgtattaatttattaaataattaaaaaaaatcattaaaaaaacatctcagtttttaaattatatcaagGTTAATGtcaaagttgaaaaaaaattctttgatcTTTATTGaagcatttaatttttttttttatactaaaaatttttcttttaattgtcGGAATATATtcatactaaataaaaaaaaaattaacgacgAACCCGCagttaaaaaatccaattgaGGTTATCTCAAGTTTATCCAAATACTTTccagattttaaataaaagcccTTTGAACATTTTCCAGATGACATAGTACTCAAATACCTAAAATTTATGTCCACAATATGAAATCATAAAATACATAGCCTCGAGCCTCGAGATTTATTCTAAAGCTCAGTAACCGTAATATAAGCTGCGTAGTGTactcaataatatttatttaccagATTTGAAGCAAAGCATCGAGTTAGATTGAACTGGAGCATTACATCAAGtaccaaaaaaatgaaagataatattttgtaaaaccAGCTGGCTTCCAGATTTCCTTTCGAACTGTAATGTATACTTATATGGAGTTTACAGTCGTCGGAAATGACGTTAcgtctttaaaattaaaaatttctgttaTGCCTTCTGTCTTCTGTCACGTTTTTCTGGTCTCCTACAACTTAAAACTTATTTCAGCCTTTTGCTTCTATTTTAATTCCAGCAGCATTTTAAGTATCTCCGGAAGTCGTAGATTTAACAGGATAGAGGATACGAAGAAAGAAACGTTTGACACAATGACGAGATGAATCAACACGCGCGTCATTGTCTGCGGTAtcacttatttttcaaattttctctgACTGATGATGCAACCACGCGTCATTTTCTTTACTTCTATTCTTGATTTTGTTTTAActtttactttgtaaaaattctgaagatAAGCATGGAATGATGCatagtatttgttttttatcagTACATTAGTTTTGTTTAAAACTTTGTTAACTAAACgaccttttttatatttttttatgatgaaaCTTTGTACCCGACTTAACTCACAGGTATTCGTAGGGTCCTCttagttattcttattagACGTCTTATTATCTTGACACAGCTgagaaaaatatgttttttctTAGACAAAATTCTAttcaataaatgaaataatttactttgataaattcaataaaaaaattaaaaataaatgttcgatagttattttttttccgattgaaaattatcagtaaaaaaattttctgatatgttCATGTATGTCTACATATAAAAATTGGTCATATATGGccacataaaaaaattttttagcaagTTATCAatgtagtaaaaattttgaaaaaaaaatttttatttttatcatctattaataatgtttttagagtttatatttattgaaattttggtattaaaaaaaaataaaattacaacttCAAAGTTTCGTATTAGAaatgaaatgattaaaaattttttaaatacttaaaaaaaattttttgtatcaaaaattaaatttgaatgaatatttaaaattttacaagttaCATTTTtgctgaataaatttttttaagtccaaTAAATAAGAATCAATTGAGAAAATTATCTtctactttaataaatatgaagataattatttaaaatttattgatttaaagtaaaaattttctatatcaATAGCAATGACATTGAAAGCCATAAACCCGATATcgcttaaaaaatgaaagtgCAAAAAAGGTCAGAGTATCACTTACAgcattataatttacaataaaacaaAAGTGAGCTCTCTTGTTTCCGAGATCATGTAATCTGAGTTCCGCCGGACAATAATTCCGATTCGCTCCAGCGGTCGGTTTGTACGTAAACGACAGTACAGAGTAACAGAGAATATGCAGGACGAGGTCGTTATTAAATCGGGTGCCGAGCAATCAGCGGAGGCGTTGTGCTCGTTAATCAGCAGCGATGCTTACATACACTCGGGTACCTTAATACCCCATTATGCatgtattataaataattactcctcatatatatatatatatatatataacgtatgcatatatacaaatattattattaatacacaAGATTATAGACCTGCTATTGCTATTGCTGTGACTGTTGAAAGCAAGAAGTCAATGAAATAACCAGTGGCATAATTCAGGGTAAGATAGAGCGGACGAatagaaatgaaaattatgcaTTATATTAAGTGCTCGAGTGATTTAAAGCGACCATTTTTGAACACTTCTATAAACTAGCCATTAGATTACATATAACTCGTTACTAAATCGTCTATCATCGTATCTCGGCTCAATAACCAGCTTTATTTAATGTCTCATTACACCTTGAAttgacttttattttattcccgGCAATAGTCGATGATTTCATCATCAATCATtctttcaattaaacaatcaATGCACTGTAAATAATTCGCTgagttgtttaatttattttcttcgagttttattcatttcaatgaaaaattaatcaatgaaAATTCCTGAAGtaaattcttgaatttttttcataatatttgaaatgaatgaaataatttttcaattggcTACAAcacgtttaaaatttttatttaaattacaattaaaaaaaaaaaacttaatattaaaatttgaatttcgtTTTAACGCTAAATTctcaactaataatttttttaattaattttagtaataaaaatacaaaatttcaattaaaataatccaCCGTATAACTATCAGCTTAAAATtctgattatttaaaatagtcttttaattaatttgattcattaattttgaattaatcagaaatataaaaagaatgtggtaatttaataaaaaaaaatttttttaattattaaaagtgataattgataaaaattctatttaaaaacgCGATTATTTGATATTCCTCGTGTGGTTAGTCATGAGTATTTGCTCTCAAAGTTTTCtttcaaacaataattgaGTAAAGAGTCAAAGACACTTGGTACAGAACACGTTATTTAAAACTTGACATTATATTACTTTTCTCGTGataaacaaatatatttaagcaCACGCATGCCTCCAGTCACGCAATACTCATCATCACGTGTATACACATAATAGTTATAAGTGGGAATACAAAATGCATCAATGAGACACTTCCTATTATGTACGTTTTATGTATAGAGGATTCACTACTGACTAATGACACTAATATAACCGTGTCAAGTGCCCTAACAAGTGTCTTGTAAGGGACTCAACTCACTCACTcttcttatatttattttattttatacatgtacatatactttttattgtatttagtTTGCTAAATTATTTCACTCGATTATCACTTAGCATTCTGcatacattaaatataaatagccCTGACGAATCAagcttttattttcaaatctcTAGTTGATATTAATCAGATAAATTTTGCTTATACTAAATGCTAAATTTGTTGTgcaatacttttatttatcgaGATGTTTTTTCATTCCatatcattataataaataatcattaatagtggtataattaaatttatttatatataaaaattttaaattgggTTGTCATTTTTATGTCAATgccaaaactaaaaaaattttccatgtattttttattattaaattatttattcaatttttttaaaaataaattaaaagtacactgtaaaaaatcgggaGTGAATTTTACTCCGCATTCACTCTCATCATTCAAAATACcggaattaattaattaaacacaGCGTATAGAATGAATCTAGAGTTTTTTTTCAGCGGACTAATTTCGAGATAATTTTGCAATGAatctgaattttaaaataaatttttatttaactaattttatgtgccgaattttttttttccgtattttaatttaataaaatttaaacttaatatctttgacactaaataatttttttttcgatcgtcaaaaattatcttaaaaaaaattcttataaaattaaactgtaCTTTTTACGTTTTAGTAGATTAATTGACTGTAACAagttgatttataaaaaagtacaaGTTATGTAACTACTttccaaaaataaaactcatgataatgaaaatgaataatgattgatgataaaaataataaataaccaGCATTCGTTCGGTGTGATAAATACACCGATATAAATACGATGATactactaaataaatttaataaaactctTCACATACTGAGCGAAGTTCgatatattaatatacattGATGTTGGTATTAATGTTTGTAATCCGAGTACTGGCACGAGTCTTGCGATATGGACTTTCAAGTTTACGagtatgtaaaataaaaattatatttaattaaatgaaatgaaagGATCAAGTGCCATAGAAGGAGTAATCGTAGTATTCgtagtatatatatttatataaatacacaTGAATAGTCTATAGTAAATAGTATGTAGTACGGAGTATGTAGAAATGGTGTGTACTATAATACTACGGATGCTTGCGCAATATAAGAAATACCGTTTTCTTATGATCACACGCTTTATATCGCGACACtagaaatttattagaaatttacttttactttattcttaaaatgttcatatcaataattttttaatgtcaaaattttacaagttaaaatcattaaaactttattcattacaaactaatttttaaaattattcttataaatacTTATATATCTGCAGAACTTTTCCCAGCTCATTTCGACGTTCACAGTACAGGCTAAATAAAAGTTATCCGACTTATAAGTACAATTTCCTGTAGAAGTCAAGTCATGCAACTGAAAATTCCTCGCGAGGCACTTATCGAACTTGTATAATCTCTTTCAACGACAGTACTTATACAGTTGACAGCTTGCGGATACAGTagataatcataaaaataacaataataataacagtgcAAAAATTGTTCGTAGAAATAAAagactaatattataaaaataaaaatccttcGTGAAAATTACACAagaaataatacaataattctcaataaaatgtacacaaaatatgaatttactcattaaagtcataaaaatatatcatataaaagtatattcaaatattaaatatacaactttgataaaaaatttaatcttctacaaaaaaaaatctcgtgattttttcatatctaTAATATTTAAGCTAGACTTTCTGCGTAATTACAACATCTCATTATTctgtatagttaaaaaaataaatgcaaaAGACTAGATTTAAACAAAATGCCAAAAAAGCACACCAACGCATCGCGTTCAAGGtgtgcaaaaataattttgaccaTATCAACTTATGTATTTATTCAAGCCTGTTTAAGAGGTTCATGTTCAGGCGACAAACTCTTCAACTGTCTTAACCGTTCAGCTTTTCTTTCCTCCAAATCGTAAGCCAGCTTTTCTAGAAGTTCTTTGAAGACATAGTTGTCCAAATTTTTGGCAAGGTAGTAGAGGAAGAGCCAGTCGCCGTAGTAGTAATCGTGGGTCAGTTTCAGAACATTCCAGGGGTTGTATTTTCCGGGACAGGCTATGGAAAATATGTAGCGATTGAACGCAATGCTTCtgtaaatacaaataaaaatgatagatgatattaatttaatgactaaaattaataaaaaatgtaaatgaacGTAAGTAAATTACCTTGAGTGTAATAACATGGTTAGCATCCGCCAGACGAGGCCAAGGCCCGTGACGATAGCTAATATGATGAACCAAAACCATAGAAAAATGtagattttttcattaatgatGTTGAGTGCCATAACGCAGAGTGCGTCGTGGTGCTGGATCGTTCCGGAGGGACCGTATTTGTGAAATGTACACTTTGTTACCTTGGGAAATACAATATCGAGCGGTGTCATTTTATCACCCGGCGAGTGCTCGAATTGTGTCGTCGTGAGACCTAGATCCAGGAATGCGCCACCCAGAAATGCATCCGTTATGTAAATTTGCGCGAGTACGTTcgtgaaatttattaactcgCAAAAACTCATGTAGTACGCCCAGGGGCGGTTTATGTGCAGCCGGTTCAAAAATGCGTTTCTTATTTGCTGGATTTTCTCGTCCCGGTCCCGTTTTGAGGGTATTGTTTTTCCGCTCTCTAGCTCTGTTTTCTCCTCGTGGAGGGCTAAAGTCGCTAGATGGAGGCCTGAGACCAGTGCCTTCATTCGACCAcctgaattttgaaaattgaatttcaatttttgatcctcatattaaaattgagacttaattatttttaattaaccaaatatttaaacttttgatttttactccaaaatttatccaaataattttacaaatctttataaacttaaaaagtactcatgaaaaaattttctgatattacCTGGCAAGTCTGAAAGGatatataaagataaaaaaattggccatatcaaaaaaatttttttttaaattattaaaacgttgaattttgaaaaatcaataataaaattatttagaaatttgaacttgataatttttaattaaaattttctaataaaaaatcgcaaattatgattttatgattttatcgaaatgaaaagttaaaattttaaagtgaaCTTAATAATAAGTCGTTATAATACTTGaagactttaaatttattttttttatttgaattttttaaaaaaacataaaaaaaatgatttagaacatatgaaattttttttttttaatttttagcttaaaaatcatttctataaatatGGAGGTAGTCAtaacagtcaacaataaatttggttaaacgataaattataatatccGGTGAATTtgtcatgaataatttttctcagtaCAATCAATAAAACTAATTGAAAATGAATCATGTTCAGACAACAATTGAATCACTCCTGAATTACTAAAACTCCAATCAGTATTATTtcgcttaaaataaaaataccaagaaTAGAACACATTGAATGTCTACAGAACATAAATCtaatctgatcagatataaaaataataaatttttacaatagtaccTTCTGCGTTTCTCCAAAGATAACGCGGAATATAAAAAAGCAGCGCTTGGAAAAACAGCACAAACGGAACCCACTGATAATAAACGTAATGCGTGATTTCATCGTCTTTGGTGAATGGTCCAACACCTGGGTGAGGTATGTGTCCCAGTTCGACTAGTGTCTTATTCATGTGTTTAGACTGTAAAACAAAAACAGCTATAAAGAGAACAGAaccgataaataataaataaacatttttatttatacttatagATTTTAATGACTTTGTCACAGTTACAGATcgtaaacttttaaaatactaATTATCAATCATACTTACAACAGTGTACGTCGacttgaaaaaacaaaacgtATCCACCACATAGCTCGGTAGCGATCCTTTGTCAATAATacatcttttaaaaaataacaattacagATTTTTATTGGTCAATTATTTCGATTTAAGTTAACTTATACTTTGATcgcaaatttaatttttaatgactttTACCTTGgcaatgataattaattaaaggaaATTTATGTTTCATTATCAATTTAGCATGTCTTTGATATtttgtatcaaaaattttggaatttttacttttaactaACTTCTAAACTTATTCTTcaatctcataattttttttatcaaaaattttaattaaaaatttttccaaaaattcgaaattttttaataattatttctaaatttattaaattgtttaaattcttattaaagaaaaattttataaataatcttaaGTAAAAAAAGAAGTTACATACTTAATATGTTCGCCAAAAAATTGCCTTGCAGATACAAGTAAGGAACCACTGACAAGTATCAAAAAAGTAGCACGATAGTGAAGcctaaaaactgaaaaaaaaagtagcaaacaaattaaaaattttaattaataaaaaaaaatttaattaaacaaaaaaatagtaataattgttattaattattagtataaattataattaatgaaataaaacgaAATAATAATTCCCACGGCATTGGAATAGAACCTCGAACTTATATCAAGCCGGTTAATTGAACTCATGTGTCGTATTTTTCTAATCAATTCCAATTctgaattaattgttttaagtAGGTCGTGACTTGGCTGCGAATAGAAATAATACACTTAAACATATTATACAGTTAGGTACATTGTGTAATCATCGCAACCAAAACCAATACCGTGCGTAAACACATATTGTTATTTACACAtgtgttatatttttcaaaaaagtttaaacttagtaatttaaatttaaattttattaattacataagaaaatttttaaaatttaatttaaattcaccaATATTGTCGATCACTGCGTTGTCCTCGGTGTATTTCAACTTGAGATGATTCTTGAGAACGGAAAATGTTCCGAGAATGgaagccatttttttttctatgtgtACACAAGTAAACAAATAAGTATATATTGTTATCAACAAACAATTTCGGTAGACCCGGATCTAAGCTCGCGTGAGTTCCCACTGACTGTTAAAGTCTTTAATAAAACGGTCGTATTCTTatcactaaatatttcttaactgTGTATCTATACTCACGCGGGTTGTGCAAGATACAACTAAACACGTCTTTTACTAGaagaaatataatataaatgatgGATTGGGAGGGATGACATTACGGAGCcttcttttttgttttatattccTTTAGATAGCTCCTGATAACAATAGATAAACAACTGAATAAGAATCTTcgcttattaaatttatttttgaacttaaaaatggatttaagaatttttaataataataataaaattagtttaactcacgaaaaatatttttaaaaacaaaaatgatgacttaaaaaacttcaaatatttttattattattattaaattttctttttatgagtattcatttttttaacttaatatttttaacttaaaaaataatttttaaatgaaattaggactgccaaaaaattattaatttttttattattcgtaatcaaaaatttcttaattattgatgaataATCAAACTACGTATtacaaagataaaaaaacacatttattaatccataaaaattatcaactaatcagaactaattaataatcattcgTCATTACTAATTACTCACGTATAcacattaaaataatgaataatcaaaactaaaattaaaacaagaaCACTTTATTtcgaaacaaaaaatactaatctTATATTAAGTCGTTAAAcaataagtaattaatgacaaattggtcgttataaataatagattaATAAACTCGATTTGATTCCGTCTGACATAAATCAACacaagtatattttttatcttgcaTACATgataaaacatatttttcctactttcatttaatataataagaaGGAATAACGGAATTTTTCGTTATCACCTCCACGATTTACTTATATTATattctcaaaattttatatcacaaACGACAAGTTTCTCTTcttctactttttttattttgtattacgTAAATGATAAGCACCGGTACAGTGCCACAGAATTAACTTTTTGTctacataaatatttagtttacTATCCAATAAATCACCTTATTTGTACAACCTTGTTTTCTCAATATCTTACCaagttttttgtaataatcTCATTACTAgctaatcaattattattgattaatgatCACGGATTTTGATAATCTTGTTCACATActcacaaataaaaattttatttactctgTAGATTGTAGTTGTGTTacataaaattgtaaattaaaacaCTTAATTCagagattattaaaaatttcttagagccttgataacaataatttatttaatgtgtagtgtaataaaaatattacactttatcgctttatttttattatttatttaaaagtcaaCGCACAAATAATctttcataatattgaattttaataaaaataaagtctattttaaaaattcacttgaaaataaaataccatCAACATTATTGAATTTCTAAATCCAacacattaaatattaaatctaagaacttgtgttaaaaaattcttttaaaaaaatgtaatatcaCATAATTTgatggaaattttttcactttagatgagttttttatttttttgatttgattcttaattttatacccgacgaatttattaaaaaattcaaaataaactaGTGATCTTTTAAAATGTGAAATGTCAAGttaacttttcttatttcgCACAAAAACCGACAGTAACTAAACCGAGAAAAACTCGAGATTTacatctataaatttttctgtgtCACTAAAAATCAAGCTTTAAAAATGACCTAGAAACCGGAGACTTTTATTTAAGAGAAAAGAATTTTCGGGATTTAGATTTGGAGGTGTGATTTCTTCTGATAAGTGATACCGGTTTTGATTCGAAAGTTACGTGATAAAAAATAGAGAGATGAAGACTTTTAACTTCTGAAgtataaaacttaatttttataagaccaaaactcaaaaaattttttaatttaattataaaattttttttcaagccttatttaaaaattatcataagtaTTACACGTATATCAGAATCAATAAATCGACTATCATCTTCTCAAATAGATAAACAAACTTgacttattttcttttatatattgtattttcTATTGGGGCTACCAGATATTATActgatattatatatttttatacgtcccaaaaaacaattttaaaatacagtacaagataaaaaaatagataggtaatttttttaactcaaaaaataattagacaaataaaaattaacaacaataatcTAAGCTGTTCTTCaactaatataataaaaaatttatcagcaAAAATTTCAAGCCATAAATTACcctgaaataaaattgatttaaaattaaaaattcgaatGGAGTGACTATTCAAATGACAGTGTGATACCTCTGgctatcattaaaataaaaaccaaatAAAACTCGTGAATaattcagaataaa
Protein-coding regions in this window:
- the LOC123273092 gene encoding innexin inx7-like, encoding MASILGTFSVLKNHLKLKYTEDNAVIDNIVFRLHYRATFLILVSGSLLVSARQFFGEHIKCIIDKGSLPSYVVDTFCFFKSTYTVSKHMNKTLVELGHIPHPGVGPFTKDDEITHYVYYQWVPFVLFFQALLFYIPRYLWRNAEGGRMKALVSGLHLATLALHEEKTELESGKTIPSKRDRDEKIQQIRNAFLNRLHINRPWAYYMSFCELINFTNVLAQIYITDAFLGGAFLDLGLTTTQFEHSPGDKMTPLDIVFPKVTKCTFHKYGPSGTIQHHDALCVMALNIINEKIYIFLWFWFIILAIVTGLGLVWRMLTMLLHSRSIAFNRYIFSIACPGKYNPWNVLKLTHDYYYGDWLFLYYLAKNLDNYVFKELLEKLAYDLEERKAERLRQLKSLSPEHEPLKQA